A part of Rattus rattus isolate New Zealand chromosome 6, Rrattus_CSIRO_v1, whole genome shotgun sequence genomic DNA contains:
- the LOC116903132 gene encoding LOW QUALITY PROTEIN: olfactory receptor 6C3-like (The sequence of the model RefSeq protein was modified relative to this genomic sequence to represent the inferred CDS: substituted 1 base at 1 genomic stop codon), producing MKNHSMINEFVLLGISDTPEVQVVIFIFLFIAYILSVTGNLTIITLTLLDSQLKTSMXFFLRNFSLEIIFTSVSIPRFLEAIITKVKTISYNNCLTQLFFFISMGVSEFFLLTAVSYDCYVAICKPLHYTLIMNQKVCTLLVLTSWMGGFLTIFPLLMLFLKLDFCASNIIDHFCCDYFPILQLSCSDTWFLETIGFYFAFVTLLFTLALVILSYICIISTILRFPSASQRKKAFSTCSSHMIVISISYGSCIFMYVKPSANERASLTRGVALLNTSIAPMLNPFIYTLRNQQVKQAFKELINKVVLIGKK from the coding sequence ATGAAAAACCACTCTATGATCAATGAATTTGTGCTCTTGGGCatatcagacacaccagaagttcaggttgtgatttttatctttttgtttattgCTTATATATTAAGTGTCACTGGAAACCTAACCATCATCACTCTCACCTTGCTAGACTCCCAGTTAAAGACTTCTATGTAATTCTTCCTCCGGAATTTCTCCTTAGAAATTATATTCACCAGTGTTTCCATTCCTAGATTTTTGGAGGCAATAATCACTAAAGTCAAGACCATTTCCTATAACAATTGTCTGACtcagttatttttcttcatctcCATGGGAGTGTCTGAATTCTTTCTTCTAACCGCTGTGTCTTATGATTGCTATGTTGCCATCTGCAAGCCATTGCACTATACCCTCATCATGAATCAGAAAGTCTGCACACTTCTTGTCCTCACCTCATGGATGGGAGGGTTTCTGACCATCTTTCCATTGCTCATGTTATTTCTCAAGTTAGACTTTTGTGCTTCGAATATCATTGATCACTTCTGCTGTGACTACTTCCCCATTCTGCAGCTCTCCTGCTCAGATACATGGTTTTTAGAGACAATAGGCTTTTACTTTGCATTTGTTACTCTGTTGTTCACACTGGCTTTAGTGATCTTGTCATACATTTGCATCATCAGCACCATTCTGAGGTTCCCATCTGCCAGTCAGAGGAAAAAGGCTTTCTCCACCTGTTCCTCTCACATGATTGTCATCTCCATCTCTTATGGCAGCTGCATTTTCATGTATGTCAAACCTTCTGCAAATGAAAGAGCATCACTGACCAGAGGAGTGGCTCTTCTCAATACCTCAATTGCTCCCATGCTGAACCCTTTTATATACACCTTGAGAAATCAACAAGTAAAACAAGCCTTCAAGGAGTTGATTAATAAAGTAGTTttgataggaaaaaaatga